ATTAACACTTGTTCCAGtttgcaaaaacaacaaaaaatttattaaggACAAAAAATTTAAGACAGTTATGAAAtgtgaaataaatttttcaaacaGTGGTAACAGAtgtattttttcgtttttctctAAAAGTTTAGCAATCATAGCAATTAATAAACGTTGACGATCTTTAAGCCAATAAATAACAACAGTTAACATGCCATAAGCATACTTCTTCTGGTTGATTAGCTTCCCACCATTCATATTTGTATATTTAGAGTTTAACATTGCTTGACCTATGGACGATTCGGTATCATGTACAGAATATTTCCATAACACAAATCGCAATAATGCATATATTTCTGGTTCAAAATTCAAAAGGTATGAAAAGGGACTTGTTTGAAGTGAGCCCTTAATTTCGTTTCGAAGTATGCTGCATATCCCATTGTTTATTTCTTCTGCATCAAGTTGCGTGACACGTAATACATGAAATACTTCTTTCTCCGGCATTTTAACAGTATAAAGCTAATGGCATTTCCATCACTTTTTAtctaaaaacacaacaacaaagcAATTACTAAGTTTGACAAGTACACACAGAGAGAGGGTTCCTAGTCAAATATCACACAAATCTCTTagacatattttaaaaattatgctttTTTATTCCCCACTTCCTAATTC
Above is a window of Hydractinia symbiolongicarpus strain clone_291-10 chromosome 3, HSymV2.1, whole genome shotgun sequence DNA encoding:
- the LOC130636298 gene encoding peroxisome biogenesis factor 2-like, translated to MPEKEVFHVLRVTQLDAEEINNGICSILRNEIKGSLQTSPFSYLLNFEPEIYALLRFVLWKYSVHDTESSIGQAMLNSKYTNMNGGKLINQKKYAYGMLTVVIYWLKDRQRLLIAMIAKLLEKNEKIHLLPLFEKFISHFITVLNFLSLINFLLFLQTGTSVNLIERLLGLKHVFRGKPSPRYIDYEYMRKELLWRYIMDTVFCILPFVNFRKLYNLTKNWLQPSVSPKDKEIIPGSVLECRICSEKATNPYSSECNHVFCYYCIQGNMNADSNFQCPICQIAVQHIKPLVICKSSNKEY